In Kocuria turfanensis, a single genomic region encodes these proteins:
- the manA gene encoding mannose-6-phosphate isomerase, class I → MGEILRMRNPVQHYAWGSREVLARLRGEPVPSPEPEAELWVGAHPSAPSTVLLDGGERPLDRLVREDPEGFLPASARGGELPYLLKILAIDAPLSIQVHPSPEQAEEGYEREQRAGIPRDDPRRNYKDRSAKPETVVALTDVELLTGVQPAERLRATADRLGLDWLRAAADGRRPVLPRVLTLDDAAAADAVAATVAAARAAGPQDPVAALVRYVHDRHPDDRGLLVAVCMQHVHLAPGQALHTPAGQVHAYLCGTAVEVMSSSDNVLRAGLTGKHVDVPELLAVLAEVQSDPEVVEPAADEHGARVYPLWDERLALVAHELVPGRSVPFDLRGTAVLLAVGDRAVVRAPEAEWTLGGGESLLHRGAPTAVELSGDARVFTVSCG, encoded by the coding sequence ATGGGTGAGATCCTCCGCATGCGCAATCCGGTCCAGCACTATGCCTGGGGCTCGCGCGAGGTGCTGGCCCGGCTGCGGGGCGAGCCCGTGCCGAGCCCCGAGCCCGAGGCCGAGCTGTGGGTGGGGGCGCACCCCTCCGCGCCGTCGACGGTCCTGCTCGACGGCGGCGAGCGGCCGCTGGACCGGCTCGTGCGGGAGGACCCCGAGGGCTTCCTGCCCGCGTCGGCGCGCGGCGGCGAGCTGCCCTATCTGCTGAAGATCCTGGCCATCGACGCCCCCCTGTCCATCCAGGTCCATCCCTCCCCGGAGCAGGCGGAGGAGGGCTACGAGCGCGAGCAGCGGGCGGGGATCCCCCGGGACGACCCGCGGCGCAACTACAAGGACCGCTCGGCCAAGCCCGAGACCGTGGTGGCGCTCACGGACGTGGAGCTGCTCACCGGCGTGCAGCCGGCGGAGCGGCTGCGGGCCACGGCCGACCGGCTCGGCCTGGACTGGCTGCGCGCGGCCGCCGACGGCCGGCGCCCCGTGCTGCCCCGGGTGCTCACCCTCGACGACGCCGCCGCCGCGGACGCCGTGGCGGCGACCGTCGCCGCGGCCCGCGCCGCCGGCCCGCAGGACCCGGTGGCCGCGCTGGTCCGCTACGTGCACGACCGGCACCCGGACGACCGCGGCCTGCTGGTGGCCGTGTGCATGCAGCACGTGCACTTGGCCCCCGGCCAGGCGCTGCACACCCCGGCGGGACAGGTCCACGCGTACCTCTGCGGAACGGCCGTCGAGGTGATGAGCTCCTCGGACAACGTCCTGCGGGCCGGGCTGACCGGCAAGCACGTGGACGTGCCCGAGCTGCTCGCGGTGCTGGCCGAGGTGCAGTCCGACCCCGAGGTGGTCGAACCCGCGGCCGACGAGCACGGCGCGCGCGTCTACCCCCTGTGGGACGAGCGGCTGGCCCTGGTCGCCCACGAGCTCGTGCCGGGCCGCAGCGTGCCGTTCGATCTGCGCGGGACCGCCGTGCTCCTCGCCGTCGGGGACCGCGCGGTCGTGCGCGCCCCGGAGGCCGAGTGGACGCTGGGCGGCGGGGAGTCGCTGCTCCACCGGGGCGCCCCCACCGCCGTGGAGCTGTCCGGGGACGCCCGGGTCTTCACCGTCTCCTGCGGCTGA
- a CDS encoding phosphomannomutase/phosphoglucomutase has translation MTIDLSASFKAYDVRGIVGESITAETVRATGAAFVDVLDLAGRTVLVGGDMRPSSPEFMDAFAEGALRRGADVLKIGLISTDELYYASGTLDAAGVTFTASHNPAEYNGMKMSKAGAVPVSSETGLYDIRDLAQRYLDEGRIPAAPAPGTVTERDVLAGYAEYLRSLVDLSGARPLKVVVDAGNGMAGLTTPAVLGDAVLPALPLEIVPLYFELDGTFPNHPANPLEPENLVDLQRAVQEHGADLGIAFDGDADRCFVVDERGGTVSPSAVTALVAEREIERARAEGVETPVIIHNLITSRAVPELVTARGGRPVRTRVGHSFIKAVMAQESAVFGGEHSAHYYFRDFFNADTGMLAAMHLLAALGEQERPLSELMHQYDPYAASGEVNSTVEDKEGAVRRVVDALAGRDVVVETLDGTTLSCPDEGWWFNLRPSNTEPFLRLNVEAKDAETMERVRDRVLELVRS, from the coding sequence GTGACTATCGATCTCTCAGCTTCGTTCAAGGCCTACGACGTCCGCGGCATCGTGGGCGAGTCCATCACCGCGGAGACCGTCCGGGCCACCGGCGCCGCGTTCGTGGACGTCCTGGACCTCGCCGGCCGGACGGTCCTGGTCGGAGGGGACATGCGCCCCTCCTCCCCCGAGTTCATGGACGCCTTCGCCGAGGGCGCGCTCCGCCGCGGCGCGGACGTGCTGAAGATCGGGCTGATCTCCACCGACGAGCTGTACTACGCCTCCGGCACCCTCGACGCCGCCGGGGTCACCTTCACGGCGAGTCACAACCCCGCCGAGTACAACGGCATGAAGATGTCGAAGGCCGGGGCCGTGCCGGTCTCCTCCGAGACCGGGCTCTACGACATCCGCGACCTGGCGCAGCGCTACCTCGACGAGGGCCGGATCCCGGCCGCCCCGGCTCCCGGCACCGTGACCGAGCGGGACGTCCTGGCCGGCTACGCGGAGTACCTGCGCTCCCTGGTGGACCTCTCCGGGGCACGCCCGCTCAAGGTGGTGGTCGACGCCGGCAACGGCATGGCCGGACTGACCACCCCCGCCGTGCTGGGCGACGCGGTCCTGCCGGCCCTGCCCCTGGAGATCGTGCCCCTGTACTTCGAGCTGGACGGCACGTTCCCCAACCACCCCGCCAACCCGCTGGAGCCGGAGAACCTCGTGGACCTCCAGCGCGCCGTGCAGGAGCACGGGGCGGACCTGGGCATCGCCTTCGACGGCGACGCCGACCGCTGCTTCGTGGTCGACGAGCGGGGCGGGACGGTCTCCCCGTCCGCCGTCACCGCGCTCGTGGCCGAGCGGGAGATCGAGCGGGCCCGGGCGGAGGGCGTCGAGACGCCGGTGATCATCCACAACCTCATCACCTCCCGGGCCGTTCCCGAGCTGGTCACCGCCCGCGGCGGCCGGCCGGTGCGCACCCGGGTGGGCCATTCGTTCATCAAGGCCGTGATGGCGCAGGAGTCCGCGGTGTTCGGCGGGGAGCACTCCGCCCACTACTACTTCCGCGACTTCTTCAACGCGGACACCGGGATGCTCGCCGCGATGCACCTGCTGGCGGCGCTGGGCGAGCAGGAGCGCCCGCTGAGCGAGCTGATGCACCAGTACGACCCGTACGCGGCCTCGGGCGAGGTCAACTCCACGGTCGAGGACAAGGAGGGCGCCGTGCGCCGCGTCGTGGACGCCCTCGCCGGCCGGGACGTGGTGGTGGAGACCCTGGACGGGACGACGCTCAGCTGCCCGGACGAGGGCTGGTGGTTCAACCTGCGCCCCTCCAACACGGAACCGTTCCTGCGCCTCAACGTCGAGGCGAAGGACGCCGAGACCATGGAGCGGGTCCGGGACCGGGTGCTGGAGCTCGTGCGCTCCTGA